Proteins encoded within one genomic window of uncultured Desulfobacter sp.:
- the gspF gene encoding type II secretion system inner membrane protein GspF gives MTVFEYNGLTASGRKTSGIIDADNTDAAQDELKQKGIFPTSILRIESGAGGIKTTKGSSKEKTFNLPPLFSSVKSSEITMITRQLATLLAAGFPLLKALATLVPQARTKAFKRVLSRVKDAIEEGYSFADALGAHPRVFSAVYINMVKAGEASGTLEVVLERLADFSEKREDTKKKIQASLAYPVLMAVIGFLVLIFLLTFIVPNITKIFTDMNHELPMPTQMLLGVSGMVKAWWWLIIPSPFLVLLCLYGIRKTDSGGRILDRIILSLPVAGNLTKQLIASRFSRTLGSLLDNGVPLLTGLGITKTISGNRIIAELIEKAAQTVEKGGSLGSVLEKNSAFPDLAAQMIKVGEKSGEMEKMLEKSAELFERDVQTAITAATSIIEPLIILIMGVVIGFIVLAVCLPIFEINQLIG, from the coding sequence ATGACTGTTTTTGAATATAATGGACTTACTGCTTCCGGCAGAAAAACATCGGGGATTATCGATGCTGATAATACGGATGCCGCCCAGGATGAATTGAAACAAAAAGGCATTTTCCCCACCTCAATCCTGCGAATTGAATCAGGGGCAGGCGGTATTAAAACAACAAAAGGCTCATCCAAGGAAAAAACATTTAATCTCCCCCCGCTTTTTTCTTCCGTAAAATCTTCGGAAATCACCATGATCACGCGTCAGTTAGCCACGCTTCTGGCCGCGGGATTCCCCTTGCTCAAAGCCCTTGCCACCCTGGTTCCCCAGGCCAGGACCAAGGCCTTTAAGCGTGTTCTGTCCAGGGTCAAGGATGCCATTGAAGAGGGATACAGCTTTGCCGACGCGTTAGGAGCCCACCCCCGGGTCTTTTCTGCGGTGTATATAAACATGGTCAAAGCAGGAGAGGCCTCCGGCACTTTGGAGGTTGTTCTGGAGCGGCTGGCTGATTTCAGCGAAAAACGGGAGGACACAAAAAAGAAAATTCAAGCCTCCCTGGCCTATCCGGTGCTCATGGCTGTCATTGGTTTTCTTGTGCTGATATTTCTTTTAACCTTTATTGTGCCCAATATTACAAAAATTTTTACGGATATGAACCATGAACTGCCCATGCCGACCCAGATGCTTCTTGGTGTCAGCGGCATGGTAAAAGCGTGGTGGTGGTTGATCATTCCCTCACCGTTTTTGGTCCTATTATGCCTGTACGGCATTCGCAAAACAGATAGTGGGGGGCGTATTCTGGACCGGATCATTTTATCCTTACCGGTTGCCGGCAACTTGACCAAACAGCTCATTGCATCTCGGTTTTCCAGGACTTTAGGATCGTTGCTTGACAACGGGGTGCCGCTTTTAACAGGTTTAGGCATTACCAAAACCATTTCCGGCAACCGGATCATTGCCGAACTGATCGAAAAAGCGGCTCAGACAGTGGAAAAAGGCGGCAGCCTTGGATCTGTTCTGGAAAAAAACTCCGCCTTTCCCGACCTTGCCGCCCAGATGATCAAGGTGGGAGAAAAAAGCGGTGAAATGGAAAAAATGCTGGAAAAATCAGCCGAGCTGTTTGAAAGAGATGTTCAAACTGCCATTACAGCTGCCACATCAATCATAGAGCCTTTGATCATTCTTATCATGGGCGTAGTCATCGGATTTATCGTCCTTGCGGTTTGTTTGCCGATTTTTGAAATCAACCAGTTAATAGGATAA
- a CDS encoding M48 family metalloprotease → MEQIKNTGMTRRDFLRGCTATAVTLAGTGFFQGCAIDPVTGQQQLMLMSRDQEISVDRQQSPFQFSSDYGVTRDEKLNRYISKVGRSMLARVHRPDMPYNFQVVNATYINAYAFPGGSIAVTRGILLSLDNEGELASLLGHELGHVNARHTAEQQSKGQLSSILVAGLSAAVETRGAGLGDWAQKLGGLGQGLFLSKYSRDNEREADALGHQYMAQSGYNSKGFTGLMEMLNELNTTKSSSTQMLFATHPMSRERLDAAKERDNGIYRGTHTRSLYRDRYMDHTANLRSQKAMIVKLQEADKFIAKEQYDQAESALMSALSLKDNDYTAQVMTAKCMLLQKKVRNAAYHASLAKQLFPQENQGHYVSGIANLAFKKPMQAYNDFSACSTLLPGNPQMTFYQGYALDMADRKQQAARHYAAYLKEINYASNKYSQYAYKRLKAWNY, encoded by the coding sequence ATGGAACAGATTAAAAACACGGGAATGACCCGGCGGGACTTTTTGCGGGGCTGTACAGCAACGGCAGTAACCTTAGCAGGAACGGGCTTTTTCCAGGGATGTGCCATTGATCCGGTCACCGGACAACAACAACTGATGCTCATGAGCCGCGATCAGGAAATTTCCGTAGATCGACAACAGTCGCCATTCCAGTTTTCTTCCGACTACGGTGTCACCCGAGATGAAAAACTGAACCGGTATATTTCCAAGGTGGGCAGATCCATGCTGGCCCGGGTGCATCGACCGGACATGCCCTATAATTTCCAGGTGGTCAATGCCACCTATATAAACGCCTATGCGTTCCCCGGCGGCTCCATTGCTGTAACCCGGGGAATTTTACTCTCCCTTGACAATGAAGGCGAATTAGCTTCATTGCTGGGGCACGAACTGGGGCATGTCAATGCACGGCATACGGCCGAACAGCAATCCAAAGGACAACTCTCGTCCATTCTGGTGGCAGGCCTTTCAGCAGCGGTGGAGACCCGGGGTGCAGGACTGGGCGATTGGGCCCAAAAGCTTGGAGGCCTGGGCCAGGGGCTATTTCTGTCCAAATACTCCCGGGATAATGAACGTGAAGCCGATGCATTAGGACATCAGTACATGGCCCAGTCCGGATACAACTCCAAAGGTTTTACCGGCCTGATGGAGATGCTCAACGAACTGAATACGACAAAGTCCAGTTCAACTCAGATGCTGTTTGCAACCCATCCCATGAGCCGGGAAAGATTGGATGCTGCCAAGGAGAGAGACAATGGAATATACCGGGGCACCCACACCCGGAGCCTGTACCGTGACCGGTATATGGACCACACAGCGAATCTAAGGTCTCAAAAAGCCATGATCGTCAAGCTCCAGGAAGCGGATAAATTTATAGCCAAAGAACAATATGACCAGGCCGAGAGTGCGCTGATGTCAGCACTCAGCTTAAAAGACAATGATTATACAGCTCAGGTGATGACAGCCAAGTGCATGCTGTTACAGAAAAAAGTTCGGAACGCGGCATACCACGCCAGCCTTGCCAAACAGCTGTTCCCCCAGGAAAACCAGGGGCATTATGTTTCAGGGATTGCCAATCTGGCTTTTAAAAAACCCATGCAGGCCTATAATGATTTTTCGGCATGCAGCACTCTGTTGCCCGGTAATCCCCAGATGACCTTTTACCAAGGCTACGCCCTTGATATGGCCGATAGGAAACAGCAGGCAGCCCGGCACTATGCGGCATATCTCAAAGAGATCAATTATGCGTCAAACAAGTACAGTCAGTATGCGTATAAACGGCTTAAAGCCTGGAATTATTAA
- a CDS encoding sulfite exporter TauE/SafE family protein — MRCCALHRNRVYYPVSVIILICFILFTAGWVQGVSGFGSAMIAIPLLTLIVDIKTAVPLCSLASTVIATYMTLQLRHSFDLKKIGPLCVGSVPGIALGATLLKTVPSHIIQALMGVFLIGYGVYNLFFIIPPRRLHRRWGYLAGFLTGAIGAALSAGGPPTIIYTTLNNWSKDEIKATLSGFFCFASYIVIIAHLATGLTTQTVLKTFLVSGPFILLGTALGTYCYRFFKKEIYLKVVFTCLIVMGIMMI; from the coding sequence GTGAGGTGCTGCGCGTTACACAGGAATAGAGTTTATTACCCTGTGTCTGTAATTATTCTTATTTGTTTTATATTGTTTACTGCCGGATGGGTCCAGGGGGTCTCTGGATTTGGATCTGCCATGATTGCAATCCCTTTGCTTACCCTCATCGTGGACATCAAAACGGCAGTGCCATTGTGTTCTTTGGCCAGCACCGTGATTGCCACATATATGACTCTTCAGCTTAGGCACTCTTTTGACCTTAAAAAGATCGGTCCATTATGCGTTGGTTCGGTACCCGGCATCGCACTTGGGGCAACCCTTTTAAAAACAGTTCCTTCACATATTATTCAGGCTTTAATGGGCGTCTTTTTAATCGGATATGGCGTGTACAATTTGTTTTTCATCATCCCTCCCAGACGACTTCATCGCCGGTGGGGATATTTGGCCGGTTTTTTAACCGGTGCCATTGGCGCAGCTTTAAGCGCAGGCGGTCCACCTACGATTATTTACACCACTTTGAACAACTGGAGCAAAGACGAGATTAAGGCCACCCTCTCAGGGTTTTTCTGCTTTGCCTCTTATATTGTGATTATTGCCCATCTGGCCACCGGTTTAACCACCCAGACCGTTTTAAAAACCTTTCTGGTTTCCGGACCGTTTATTTTACTGGGCACTGCCCTGGGTACATATTGTTACCGATTTTTCAAAAAAGAGATCTACTTGAAAGTTGTTTTCACCTGTCTGATTGTCATGGGCATAATGATGATTTAA